From one Leptospira noumeaensis genomic stretch:
- a CDS encoding DUF1554 domain-containing protein — MKSKIIKVSIFAFILLQTCKLEDICNPNDVNTKCGLTNDLIITNCQISTSPPAIPKNLNGTPNNGKITLNWNDSYCASQYNVYWSTTPNVNIVTANKIVTQEAKLTHSGIINGVTYYYKISAENSLIRKESGLSDEVFFSPSMATLKTFITGATYSIPTIGSVAGADSICNSDGGKPSGGSTYKALLVDESGCSSLPCRRASITANVGDGQIDWVLKPNTNYVRADGVTPIMTTNANGLFIFGTLTNSWTTAAVTGISGMAGTWNTFSNSSCSNYSNGATGTVTTTQYNQTGSGSLSSAGLSCTNSYSLLCIEQ; from the coding sequence ATGAAATCTAAAATTATAAAAGTTTCCATTTTTGCCTTCATTCTGTTACAAACTTGTAAACTTGAGGATATCTGTAATCCCAACGATGTGAATACAAAATGTGGTTTAACTAATGATCTAATCATAACAAATTGCCAAATATCCACTTCTCCACCGGCTATTCCGAAAAATTTAAATGGTACGCCAAACAATGGGAAAATCACATTAAATTGGAATGATAGTTATTGTGCCAGCCAGTATAATGTTTATTGGTCAACAACACCCAATGTAAATATTGTTACGGCAAACAAAATAGTAACACAAGAAGCAAAACTCACACATTCAGGAATCATCAACGGTGTTACCTATTATTATAAAATTTCTGCCGAAAATTCTTTGATCCGAAAGGAAAGTGGTTTGTCAGACGAAGTGTTTTTTTCACCATCTATGGCAACTTTAAAAACATTTATTACTGGGGCTACATACTCAATACCCACAATTGGGAGCGTTGCCGGTGCCGATTCCATTTGTAATAGTGATGGTGGCAAACCGTCTGGTGGTTCCACATACAAAGCATTACTTGTAGATGAATCTGGATGTAGTTCATTGCCTTGCCGTAGGGCTTCCATCACTGCCAATGTGGGAGACGGACAAATTGATTGGGTATTGAAACCTAATACAAATTATGTGAGAGCCGATGGAGTGACTCCAATTATGACAACCAATGCAAATGGGCTTTTTATTTTTGGAACGTTAACCAATAGTTGGACAACGGCTGCTGTGACCGGGATCAGTGGAATGGCGGGAACATGGAATACTTTTTCAAACTCGAGCTGTTCCAATTATAGTAATGGCGCAACCGGGACGGTAACAACAACACAATACAACCAAACTGGGAGCGGATCCCTTTCTAGTGCTGGTTTAAGCTGTACCAACTCTTATTCTTTACTTTGCATTGAACAATAG
- a CDS encoding chemotaxis protein CheD has translation MKQQVFLNIGEAYFTSGNYEVRTILGSCVSVCLFHEKTKHSAINHILLPGSNDKIEEKKSSRYGITSMELIINEFVKLNIPRNELKAKIFGGSQTLKLTTSNAGPKNVTFVKSFLQTEKIPIISEDTGGELYRKLVFHTDSYDVFITRLPANLSTEILTQERHFETKVRERMVKKTAIYTF, from the coding sequence ATGAAACAGCAAGTTTTTCTAAATATTGGTGAAGCTTATTTTACCTCTGGAAATTATGAAGTCCGGACTATTTTGGGATCTTGCGTTTCTGTCTGTTTATTTCACGAAAAAACAAAACATAGCGCCATCAATCATATTCTGTTACCTGGAAGTAACGATAAAATAGAAGAAAAAAAAAGTTCACGGTATGGGATAACTTCTATGGAGCTTATCATCAACGAATTTGTTAAACTCAATATTCCTCGTAACGAATTAAAAGCAAAAATATTTGGTGGATCTCAGACTTTGAAACTAACAACGAGTAATGCTGGTCCTAAAAACGTAACGTTTGTTAAAAGTTTTTTGCAAACAGAAAAAATCCCAATCATCAGTGAAGACACGGGTGGAGAGTTGTATCGAAAGTTGGTTTTCCATACGGATAGTTATGATGTTTTTATAACAAGGTTACCTGCGAACCTATCTACTGAAATTCTCACACAAGAAAGACATTTTGAAACGAAGGTTCGCGAAAGGATGGTTAAAAAAACGGCTATTTATACATTTTAG
- a CDS encoding sensor histidine kinase produces the protein MNWKLFIGLLCLCGCVQLPQNTPVATKGQIDFRNWDFQESHPLNGEWVFHWKHFIPPKSTLSENAKGSNSTKINSEQLSSFQKIGERWKNKGEGRGYATYQLNILFPESAKENIYALRFFQTGGAAMSIYVDGVLQLKLGEVGNTKETMVPTRSSGIVLLTHPEIETKILVHISNYYHDDGAFWYPPVLGLQKNIYHQSFLEITRDSLLTGALLFMAFYHFVVFLFRRNRSLIFYFGLYSFVIALHSISLNGDSLYYLFPNVPYRLAFALSLVFFLALPAYLLFLTERFPNHFSKRITNFLVITSSSLFIFVLVTPSEWGSQTTFYGIFLTILGLFYSIVCITYAAVQKKEMAIPLLLIQVFLFLAAINDTLFLYGIFNYFLILKYSYLSTVLFQSLVLASYFTKSFIKNETLGKELTALNESLEKTVILRTNEYKEAKQIAEEANEWKDKFISLVAHDLRSPLSTVYSALTIVTDKDSTEEEKTHIYKQVFVILENAMSTVEHLLNLNRFRRNQGQFLLQVTDNRLIEVTNSLKASVSYDLQKKSLQMDWDISETATVYADPSILKEILRNLITNAIKFSNPNGWIRVSSEELSDFTTIAIEDGGQGISLEYQKEIFTNPKPSLGTLGEKGFGIGLKLCLELMRLHGGNIKVESEPEKGSKFILEFPKKN, from the coding sequence ATGAATTGGAAACTTTTTATTGGGTTACTTTGTCTTTGTGGTTGCGTACAACTCCCACAAAACACTCCTGTGGCAACCAAAGGACAAATTGATTTTAGGAATTGGGATTTCCAAGAATCACATCCTCTTAATGGTGAGTGGGTTTTTCACTGGAAACATTTCATTCCACCAAAATCTACCCTTTCGGAAAATGCCAAGGGTTCTAATTCCACAAAGATAAATTCCGAACAGTTGTCCAGTTTTCAAAAAATTGGAGAAAGATGGAAAAATAAAGGGGAAGGCAGAGGATATGCTACTTACCAATTAAATATTTTATTCCCTGAATCCGCAAAAGAAAATATATATGCCCTTCGATTCTTTCAAACCGGTGGAGCAGCAATGTCTATCTATGTCGATGGAGTTTTGCAACTCAAACTAGGTGAAGTTGGAAACACTAAGGAAACAATGGTACCCACTCGTAGTTCAGGGATTGTTCTTCTTACTCATCCGGAGATAGAAACAAAAATCCTTGTCCATATTTCTAATTATTATCATGATGATGGAGCTTTTTGGTACCCACCTGTTTTAGGACTTCAAAAAAATATATACCACCAATCGTTTTTAGAAATCACAAGAGATTCCCTACTCACTGGTGCTCTTTTGTTTATGGCATTCTATCACTTTGTGGTGTTTTTATTTAGAAGGAACCGGTCGTTAATTTTTTACTTTGGATTGTATAGTTTCGTTATTGCTTTACACTCCATTTCACTGAACGGAGATTCTCTATATTATTTATTTCCGAATGTTCCTTATCGATTGGCGTTTGCGCTGTCTTTGGTTTTTTTCTTAGCATTACCTGCTTATCTTTTATTTTTAACAGAAAGATTTCCAAATCACTTTTCCAAACGAATTACCAATTTTTTAGTAATAACCTCTTCATCATTGTTTATATTTGTTTTAGTGACACCGTCTGAATGGGGATCACAAACTACATTCTATGGTATATTTCTCACCATCCTTGGTTTATTTTACTCGATCGTTTGTATCACTTATGCAGCGGTTCAGAAAAAAGAAATGGCCATTCCTTTGTTACTGATCCAAGTTTTTTTATTTTTAGCAGCGATCAATGATACCCTTTTTCTCTACGGGATATTCAATTACTTTTTAATCCTTAAATATTCTTATCTTTCCACAGTTTTATTTCAATCTTTAGTTCTCGCATCGTATTTCACAAAATCGTTTATCAAAAACGAAACCCTTGGAAAAGAACTTACGGCACTCAATGAATCTCTGGAAAAAACAGTCATTCTGCGTACAAATGAATACAAAGAAGCAAAACAAATTGCCGAAGAGGCCAATGAATGGAAAGACAAGTTCATATCTCTTGTGGCACATGATTTACGTTCACCACTTAGTACTGTTTATTCTGCCTTAACCATCGTAACGGACAAAGATTCTACCGAAGAAGAAAAAACTCATATTTACAAACAAGTGTTTGTTATTTTAGAAAATGCCATGTCCACTGTGGAACATTTATTAAACCTAAACCGGTTCCGAAGAAACCAAGGACAATTTCTTTTACAAGTAACAGATAATCGTCTTATCGAAGTTACAAATTCTCTGAAGGCTTCAGTCTCATATGATCTACAAAAAAAATCCTTACAAATGGATTGGGACATTTCTGAAACGGCAACCGTCTATGCAGATCCTTCCATTTTGAAAGAAATCCTTCGTAACCTAATCACAAACGCAATTAAATTCAGTAATCCTAATGGTTGGATCCGAGTCAGTTCAGAAGAACTAAGTGATTTTACTACAATCGCGATTGAGGATGGTGGCCAAGGGATTTCACTAGAATATCAGAAAGAAATTTTTACTAACCCTAAGCCATCACTGGGAACCTTGGGTGAAAAAGGATTTGGGATTGGTCTTAAACTTTGTTTGGAACTCATGCGTCTCCATGGTGGAAACATCAAAGTGGAATCTGAACCAGAGAAAGGTAGTAAGTTTATTTTAGAGTTTCCGAAAAAAAATTAA
- a CDS encoding response regulator, protein MSKKILLCDDAPTALKLMEMVLGDEGYEIFKAENAEQAIKSLELNGPFDGCVFDVNMPGKNGIELSRDFLAHPKGAGANIVIVSTESSDHLRQAGKDAGVKAWIVKPFDDEDLIEVLKRITT, encoded by the coding sequence ATGTCAAAAAAAATATTACTTTGTGATGATGCACCAACTGCCCTAAAACTCATGGAGATGGTACTTGGTGATGAGGGTTACGAAATATTCAAAGCAGAAAATGCAGAGCAGGCAATAAAAAGTCTAGAACTCAATGGTCCTTTTGATGGTTGTGTATTTGATGTCAACATGCCAGGAAAAAATGGAATCGAATTATCTCGTGATTTTTTAGCACACCCAAAAGGAGCTGGAGCCAATATTGTGATTGTTTCCACAGAATCTAGCGATCATTTACGCCAAGCAGGAAAAGACGCTGGTGTAAAAGCTTGGATCGTCAAACCTTTTGATGATGAAGATTTGATCGAAGTATTGAAACGGATCACTACCTAA
- a CDS encoding WG repeat-containing protein: MKFLFTFFILFIPLFARPNLPISFEENGLYGFKNKSGKVIIKPQYQHVMDFTKESVSFVVNENKWVCIDTKNKILLETFVYDNGPDYYSEKLARFVENGKFGFFDSRCKKQIPATYDFVFPFENGFSIVCNGCKLQPEEEHSRIVGGKYGAINKTGKLVIPIEFESINSIDAKKKTANVTNNKTKSTINFK; encoded by the coding sequence ATGAAATTTCTTTTTACTTTCTTCATTCTCTTTATACCATTATTTGCCAGGCCCAATCTTCCCATCTCTTTTGAAGAAAATGGGCTTTATGGTTTTAAAAATAAATCGGGCAAAGTCATCATCAAACCCCAATACCAACATGTGATGGACTTCACTAAAGAATCAGTCAGTTTTGTTGTGAATGAGAACAAGTGGGTATGTATCGATACCAAAAACAAAATTCTTTTGGAAACCTTTGTTTATGATAATGGACCTGATTATTATTCAGAAAAACTCGCAAGGTTTGTAGAAAATGGTAAGTTCGGTTTTTTTGATTCTCGTTGTAAAAAACAAATCCCAGCAACTTATGATTTTGTTTTTCCTTTCGAAAATGGTTTTTCTATCGTATGTAATGGCTGTAAATTACAACCAGAGGAAGAACATTCAAGGATCGTAGGAGGAAAGTATGGTGCAATAAATAAAACAGGCAAACTAGTCATTCCCATCGAATTTGAATCAATCAATTCCATCGATGCAAAAAAGAAAACAGCCAACGTTACCAACAACAAAACAAAAAGCACAATCAACTTCAAATAG
- a CDS encoding C1 family peptidase produces MPIRMTDDDKEPEEESKSEGSSFFLIAIIAFLGGLIFKYPKVMIPILLIGLLGLICIGSISDDSNTEEDHSTESLSDGPHKLGAKFDAKKYDETPIYEPLSKDSENTLPSEISLLKYAPRRQSQGEQGSCTGWAVSYAARTILLAKATGEDPNKVSFSPAYLFNQNTDRNCDGAYPVDLLEDLKKQGNLQFSEFPYNENSCRNKPSSEQKEKAKEFRIEGYQRLTEDDEKYETDIDSIKQYLSQGSPVVISMEVGGTFLDLNKAVWIPTSEDYKAVKRYKKGKDSSGDWGGHAMTAIGYDDNKEGGAIQIMNSWGERFGHKGIFWLRYEDFNLFVREAYALYPPKTFAPNETFSYQLGLVDNATKDFIQLEQIKDNVYKTKNPIKIGTRFKVSVKNEKPIYLYIFGQETDGSSYVLFPYTEKHSPYCGTSGVRVFPKKQSLEVDNFGKKDSIVIVFAKKQLDYKSINGTVNRSKSNSYLEKFQSATKTKLSKTSQFGKDGDKIELVSTDHDPNTIDFVFVEFDKE; encoded by the coding sequence ATGCCAATTCGAATGACAGATGACGACAAGGAGCCAGAAGAAGAATCAAAATCAGAAGGAAGTTCTTTTTTTCTAATAGCGATTATCGCCTTCCTCGGTGGACTTATTTTCAAATACCCCAAGGTAATGATCCCGATTCTGCTGATAGGTCTACTTGGACTCATTTGTATTGGAAGTATTTCAGATGATTCTAATACAGAAGAAGATCATTCCACCGAATCTCTGTCAGATGGCCCTCATAAATTAGGTGCAAAGTTTGATGCAAAAAAATATGACGAAACTCCTATTTATGAACCTCTTTCAAAAGATTCTGAGAATACATTACCTTCCGAAATTTCGTTACTCAAATACGCGCCCAGAAGACAAAGCCAAGGGGAACAAGGTTCATGCACAGGCTGGGCAGTTTCCTATGCAGCTCGTACCATTTTACTTGCAAAAGCAACAGGAGAAGATCCAAACAAAGTTAGTTTTAGTCCTGCTTACCTTTTCAATCAAAACACAGATAGAAATTGTGATGGGGCTTACCCTGTCGACTTACTGGAAGATTTAAAAAAACAAGGGAATTTACAATTTTCAGAATTTCCTTACAATGAAAATTCGTGCCGCAACAAACCTTCGTCAGAACAAAAAGAAAAAGCAAAAGAGTTTCGAATTGAAGGTTATCAGCGACTAACAGAAGATGATGAAAAATACGAAACAGACATTGATTCGATAAAACAATATTTATCTCAAGGTTCTCCTGTCGTGATTTCGATGGAAGTTGGTGGAACTTTTTTAGACCTAAACAAAGCAGTTTGGATTCCCACTTCAGAGGATTACAAAGCAGTCAAACGTTATAAAAAAGGAAAAGATTCATCGGGAGACTGGGGTGGTCATGCAATGACTGCCATCGGTTATGATGATAACAAAGAAGGTGGTGCCATCCAAATCATGAATTCCTGGGGAGAACGATTTGGCCATAAAGGAATTTTTTGGCTTCGTTATGAAGATTTTAATCTATTTGTGAGAGAGGCCTATGCTCTTTACCCTCCAAAAACTTTTGCACCTAACGAAACCTTTTCTTACCAACTAGGTCTGGTCGACAATGCCACCAAAGATTTCATCCAATTAGAACAAATTAAAGACAATGTCTACAAAACGAAAAATCCAATTAAAATTGGGACTCGATTCAAAGTCAGTGTAAAAAACGAAAAACCAATATATCTTTATATTTTTGGACAAGAAACAGATGGTAGCTCCTATGTTTTATTTCCCTATACTGAAAAACATAGCCCTTATTGCGGAACCAGTGGTGTAAGAGTTTTTCCCAAAAAACAAAGTTTAGAAGTGGATAACTTTGGTAAAAAAGATAGTATCGTTATTGTTTTCGCAAAAAAGCAGTTAGACTACAAATCAATCAATGGTACCGTCAATCGCTCTAAATCAAATTCTTATTTAGAAAAATTCCAATCAGCAACTAAAACAAAACTATCGAAAACATCCCAATTTGGAAAGGATGGAGATAAAATTGAATTGGTTTCCACTGATCATGATCCGAACACAATAGACTTTGTATTCGTTGAGTTTGATAAAGAATAA
- a CDS encoding RecQ family ATP-dependent DNA helicase translates to MSLPTSLDLKQSCEVFGISQFRGNQETIIKHVLSNKHTLVLMPTGMGKSLCYQIPALILPGTCVVISPLIALMKDQVAALQSKAVPTTFINSSLGKKERLDRYEKLKSGEYKIVYISPERFQKKEFLDALRGINISLLAIDEAHCISQWGHDFRPDYTKVAWFREILGSPTTIALTATASKRVQGDIITQLGFPKEEIQIFDNGLFRPNLKLSVKDCFDSESKYKTILDDLNQSKGASIIYFSLIGELEKFSHFLDTKNKRHFSYHGKLSPDQRNKIQSLFLKSEEGLLLATNAFGMGIDKPNIRNIYHAQISGSIESYYQEIGRAGRDGHPSDCRLYYCQDDLSVQMEFIEWQNPDVLYLKKLFHTLVQKQTELPSLDYETLQSYMTYKNKGDHRIQTALSLLASKGLISGDIERGTLQIESTWSDSIFSESELLDKKKENQKRLYQTVLYTKTQDCRRKFIHEYFDSPFEICGNCDLCLGRIRD, encoded by the coding sequence ATATCTCTCCCAACATCTTTAGATTTAAAACAGTCTTGTGAAGTTTTTGGTATTTCCCAGTTCCGTGGAAACCAGGAAACTATCATCAAACATGTTCTCTCGAACAAACATACTCTCGTCCTTATGCCGACGGGGATGGGTAAATCTTTGTGTTATCAAATCCCGGCTCTCATTTTGCCTGGAACATGTGTTGTCATTTCTCCTCTGATTGCTCTCATGAAAGACCAAGTCGCTGCCTTACAAAGTAAAGCTGTTCCAACAACATTTATCAATTCGAGTTTGGGAAAAAAGGAAAGGTTGGATCGGTATGAGAAACTAAAATCCGGAGAGTATAAAATAGTATATATTTCACCGGAAAGATTTCAAAAAAAAGAATTTTTGGATGCACTCAGGGGAATCAATATTTCTCTTCTTGCCATTGATGAGGCGCATTGTATCAGCCAATGGGGTCATGATTTTAGGCCTGACTATACTAAGGTTGCTTGGTTTCGTGAAATTTTAGGTTCTCCAACTACAATTGCACTGACGGCAACTGCCTCCAAACGAGTACAAGGCGATATCATCACTCAACTGGGATTTCCCAAAGAGGAAATTCAGATTTTTGATAATGGTTTGTTTCGTCCTAATTTGAAGTTATCTGTAAAGGATTGTTTTGATTCGGAATCAAAATACAAAACAATTTTAGACGATTTAAATCAATCGAAAGGAGCAAGTATTATCTATTTTAGTTTGATTGGCGAATTAGAAAAGTTTAGCCACTTTTTGGATACAAAAAATAAAAGACATTTTTCGTATCACGGCAAACTTTCTCCAGATCAAAGAAATAAAATCCAATCATTATTTCTTAAATCGGAGGAGGGGCTACTACTTGCTACTAACGCTTTTGGAATGGGAATTGATAAACCAAATATTCGTAATATTTACCATGCACAAATTTCAGGGAGTATTGAATCGTATTATCAAGAAATTGGCCGCGCTGGGAGAGATGGGCACCCTTCTGATTGTAGGCTTTATTATTGCCAAGATGATCTCAGTGTACAAATGGAATTTATTGAATGGCAAAACCCAGATGTGTTGTATTTGAAAAAGTTATTTCATACGCTGGTGCAAAAACAAACTGAATTACCAAGTTTGGATTATGAAACTTTACAATCTTATATGACTTATAAGAACAAAGGAGACCATCGAATCCAAACAGCTCTAAGTTTATTGGCAAGCAAAGGTCTTATTTCTGGGGATATCGAACGCGGAACTTTACAAATTGAGTCCACTTGGTCAGATTCGATTTTTTCAGAATCAGAATTATTGGATAAAAAAAAGGAAAACCAGAAACGACTCTATCAAACGGTTCTTTATACAAAAACACAAGATTGCAGAAGAAAGTTTATCCATGAATATTTTGATTCTCCTTTTGAGATTTGTGGGAATTGTGATTTGTGTTTAGGTCGGATCCGCGACTAA